In the genome of Drosophila pseudoobscura strain MV-25-SWS-2005 chromosome 3, UCI_Dpse_MV25, whole genome shotgun sequence, one region contains:
- the Rme-8 gene encoding dnaJ homolog subfamily C member 13 isoform X1: MLPPRENVDLECFLVTKHSWKGKYKRILSIGTAGISTYNPDKFDLTNRWSYSDIVAAAPSKTSNIPNEFVLTIKKDKKLDTIKLSSEYRNDILSSILKYYKEFADKPKNTQRFSAYKYHWSGISLPTVLEVTPCSLDQLDPTTNDVLASYMYKDIEGIIAGISDYEGGIVMAYGGFSRLHLFKALNHHEIVQNIAQSSAQFLGIETKILKSQITLEQFERQRFGKFSDDQFQTSMTEFTVQKITLRHPDPVKRILCLTEVTLLERDPQTYSVCTLRPLTDVFALVRDKDSLQRFSIEYKNGIVRSYSTNDRDSLLATMLDAVRSSGNQDVHIRISNTPRGKRYVPLSSSVDEETEANLLRLVINNFQNPSKRYEILERFNANVPHSGLNYSVTQDSLFAENKEKLILSALQALAQKELDSPTAQLSNLELEAIFHALTRLLASKVGYAAFTNLTGFREIIGTKVVAALRRKDLAVTYSAIDMINSLMHSVNTDHDLKQEQLNKSSILSSKSFLETLLNMWTTHVSHGSGALVLSAMLDFMTFALCVPYSETTDGKQFDTLLELVADRGRYLYKLFQHPSLAIVKGAGLVLRAIIEEGELQVAQQMQALALDEAALCRHLLVALYTPSNDPTLTTHRQLSRHLIGLWLTDSEEALELFKRIFPAGLLTFLESEDGVPETDVEEDKLNFRDNLKFAIQHSNRTRKNVIEKHLQGIKHWGMNLIEQQDGAAQALKNRPVVLRNRRQKKKTSDAIVNLPYFFYSFAKDHSLPNLIWNHKTREELRMCLENELRQFLNDRDLAGQMIVAWNYQEFEVAYQCLADEIKIGDYYIRLILEKDDWPQNLVKDPIELFNALYRRVLCRQRVNDDQMTVFSLQALAKVYRRYHQDIGKFNDMSYILQLSDRCLSPSMRDALINLISCLVLEKSNCRALIDHVQCLVDLITLAHLHKGRAQLNTKTNVIEAGPNMAAYEEKDWYYNIEKDGQKPERQGPITYSELKELWHKGLITPKTRCWAIGMDGWRSLQQIPQLKWCLIAKGTPLYDETELSSKILDILIKCTSFFPSRTQNGVAVLIPGPKLSRKLSEFICLPHVVQVCLTHDPGLLERVATLLCQIMEDNPEMPKVYLTGVFYFMLMYTGSNILPITRFLKMTHMKQGFRSEETSQSGIMHRSILGQLLPEAMVCFLENYSAEKFAEIFLGEFDTPEVIWSSEMRRLLIEKIAAHIADFTPRLRGHTMARYPYLAIPVISYPQLENELFCHIYYLRHLCDTRKFPNWPISDPVQLLKHTLDAWRKEVEKKPPQMTIQQAYQDLGIDLNKTPKPDESMIRKSYYKLAQMYHPDKNPNGREIFEKVNQAYEFLCSRNVWSSGGPDPNNIVLILRTQSILFERYPDVLRPYKYAGYPQLIKTIRLETRDDELFSKEAQLLTAASELCYHTVHCSALNAEELRREEGIEALLEAYTRCVSILGVDSKPESLHYQVISNVTRCFEVACNFEKCKQKIIQLPQLLSDVCRVVYFKHTLSVSLVTSLAANNYDLQCNLSRNGVLWSLLLFIFEYDYTLDESGVDVSDKSNQQQLANNLAKMAVLGCISLAGYSMELRQKPITGSESNSPAAKPPPAIKPKPVGGATSSAYTQNAHNPLQSKQLAITGGKEKEPDTSSGSSDTSSSTPTDSDQQNPAKSSSSAIQQKYIVAGEAKNSLVKQVLDRLLTRYIANQLATARDSDVLKLLTANTRNPYLIWDNGTRAQLKDFLEQQRTSSARETHEDIAQVYELVSSFEFDAHKEELQIGGIFIRIYNDMPTHPIAQPKLFIMDLLEYLKHAYQFLQYKRNPAASVAAASAAAAPKMGSDGILTPTLAPNHPQLQMQQQTAKPGSTFDDVLNAYNRSKSRKKLETDAQTEQKLALQQSKYDFASDGKLELHITMVLKALIAVIKANAEVEIQCIGNFEMIFGFLANNIFSDSSTVKSVALEVVALVSRNKECVSEVASCEILGNYLVALKDPELRASQVKVLETLSGLMNVQEMIKEAQAKGAAIYLLDMFCNSRNPQIREMCAEILAKMTADRLSGPKVRITISKFLPTLFIDAMVESPPTSVQLFESIHEHPELIWNDNTRSNVCDAVLEACDRFYQLQKSNPRHVWKDPEILKDIVSNEIVVAGVYLRLFVSNPAWTLRKPKQFLSDLLDFVVDQISKSSSEQDVLDLSTTALVELLRSQPNLADDIPVLGHIPKLFNLLSVQPKNTLSVLHQLSLSEFCVSAISQTECVAPLKKCMEHNRDCIEKACEALSRLFKHQHDSLISQSLEVGLIPFLLGLLDSRLEFVDNPSAVKAQIVAALKGMTHNLNYGDRVTQILLKHPVWAEFKDQRHDLFIADTNIRGYLTGINPTAGYLTAGPAQSVEVLTSPPPIDRDDPSARPPID; this comes from the exons ATGTTGCCGCCCCGGGAAAACGTCGACCTGGAGTGCTTTCTGGTGACCAAGCACTCCTGGAAGGGCAAGTACAAGCGCATCCTCTCCATCGGCACAGCCGGCATCTCCACCTACAATCCAGATAAATTCGATTTAACGAATCGCTGGTCCTACTCGGATATTGTGGCGGCAGCCCCCAGCAAGACCTCAAAT ATACCCAATGAGTTCGTGCTGACCATCAAGAAAGACAAGAAGCTGGATACAATCAAATTATCTTCGGAATATCGCAATGACATACTCAGCTCTATATTGAAATACTACAAAGAGTTTGCCGATAAACCGAAAAACACTCAG CGCTTCAGTGCGTACAAGTACCACTGGTCGGGCATCAGCCTGCCCACTGTGCTGGAGGTGACGCCTTGTTCTCTGGACCAGCTGGACCCCACCACAAACGATGTGCTCGCCAGCTACATGTACAAGGACATTGAGGGAATAATAG CAGGCATATCGGACTATGAGGGCGGCATTGTGATGGCCTACGGCGGCTTCAGTCGCCTGCACTTGTTCAAAGCCCTGAATCACCACGAAATCGTGCAGAATATTGCCCAGAGTTCGGCTCAGTTCCTGGGCATCGAAACCAAAATACTCAAGAGCCAGATAACACTCGAGCAGTTCGAGAGGCAGCGATTTGGCAAGTTCAG TGACGATCAATTTCAAACGTCGATGACCGAGTTCACAGTGCAAAAGATAACGTTACGCCATCCGGATCCCGTGAAGCGCATACTCTGTCTTACCGAAGTCACGCTTCTGGAGAGGGATCCCCAGACCTACAGTGTCTGCACTTTGCGCCCACTCACCGATGTGTTTGCTCTGGTTCGCGACAAGGACAGTCTGCAGCGCTTTAGCATCGAGTACAAGAACGGAATTGTGCGCAGTTATAGTACCAACGACCGAGACTCCCTGCTGGCCACTATGCTGGATGCGGTGCGCTCCAGCGGTAATCAGGATGTACACATACGCATCAGCAACACGCCCAGAGGCAAGAGATACGTCCCCCTCAGCAGCTCCGTGGACGAGGAAACGGAGGCCAACTTGTTGCGCTTGGTCATCAACAATTTCCAAAATCCCTCGAAGCGTTACGAGATCCTGGAGCGTTTCAATGCCAATGTGCCGCACAGTGGGCTCAACTACAGTGTGACGCAGGAC AGTCTGTTTGCTGAGAACAAGGAGAAGCTCATATTGAGTGCGCTGCAGGCGTTGGCACAAAAGGAACTGGACAGTCCCACTGCACAGCTGAGCAatctggagctggaggccatATTTCACGCCCTGACTCGTCTCCTGGCCAGCAAAGTCGGCTATGCAGCCTTCACCAATCTAACGGG ATTTCGCGAGATCATTGGTACTAAGGTTGTGGCTGCTTTGCGACGCAAGGATCTGGCTGTTACATACTCTGCCATTGACATGATCAACTCCCTGATGCATTCGGTGAACACTGACCATGACctgaagcaggagcagctgaaTAAATCCTCCATACTGTCATCGAAATCATTTCTGGAAACCCTGCTCAATATGTGGACAACACATGTG AGCCATGGCAGTGGAGCCCTTGTTCTGTCGGCCATGCTGGATTTCATGACCTTCGCGTTATGTGTGCCTTACAGCGAAACGACCGACGGCAAGCAGTTCGATACGCTGCTAGAGTTGGTCGCCGATCGTGGTCGCTACTTGTACAAATTGTTTCAGCACCCCTCGCTGGCGATCGTTAAGGGAGCTGGCCTGGTCTTGCGGGCCATCATCGAGGAGGGGGAGCTGCAGGTGGCTCAGCAGATGCAGGCCCTAGCCCTAGACGAGGCGGCCTTGTGCCGGCACCTGCTGGTGGCTCTGTATACGCCCTCCAATGATCCCACTCTGACTACGCATCGACAGCTGTCACGCCATCTGATTGGGTTATGGCTGACGGACAGCGAGGAGGCCCTGGAGCTGTTCAAGCGTATTTTC CCCGCTGGCCTCTTGACCTTCCTGGAGTCCGAGGACGGCGTGCCGGAGACGGATGTGGAGGAGGATAAGCTCAATTTCCGCGATAACCTCAAGTTTGCAATACAACATTCCAACAGAACACGCAAGAATGTGATAGAGAAGCATTTGCAAGGCATCAAGCATTGGGGCATGAATCTGATCGAACAGCAGGATGGGGCAGCACAGGCTCTGAAGAATCGTCCAGTGGTTCTGCGCAATCGCcggcagaaaaaaaagaccTCCGATGCCATTGTGAATTTACCCTACTTCTTCTACAGCTTTGCCAAAGATCACAGTCTGCCAAATCTCATCTGGAACCACAAG ACGCGCGAGGAGCTGCGCATGTGCTTGGAAAATGAGCTAAGGCAGTTCCTAAACGATCGAGACTTGGCTGGTCAGATGATTGTGGCCTGGAACTACCAGGAATTCGAGGTAGCCTACCAATGTCTGGCAGATGAAATCAAAATTGGCGACTACTACATACGACTGATACTGGAGAAGGACGACTGGCCCCAGAATCTGGTGAAGGATCC GATTGAGCTTTTCAATGCTTTATATCGGCGTGTTCTGTGCCGACAGCGAGTGAACGACGACCAGATGACCGTGTTCTCCCTGCAGGCGCTGGCCAAGGTCTACAGGCGCTACCACCAAGATATCGGAAAGTTCAACGACATGTCGTACATTCTGCAACTCAGCGACAGG TGCCTTTCCCCCTCAATGCGCGATGCACTGATAAACTTGATTTCCTGCCTGGTGCTGGAGAAATCCAACTGCCGAGCCCTCATCGATCACGTACAGTGCCTGGTGGATCTCATCACCCTCGCCCACCTGCACAAGGGACGCGCCCAGCTGAATACGAAAACAAATGTCATTGAGGCCGGTCCAAATATGGCGGCATACGAGGAGAAGGATTGGTATTACAACATCGAGAAGGACGGACAGAAGCCCGAGCGCCAGGGACCCATCACGTACTCGGAGCTGAAAGAGCTCTGGCACAAAGGACTAATCACACCGAAGACCCGTTGCTGGGCTATTGGCATGGATGGCTGGCGGTCTCTGCAGCAAATTCCCCAGCTCAAGTGGTGCCTTATAGCCAAGGGCACGCCGCTCTACGACGAAACGGAGCTATCCTCCAAGATACTCGACATTCTGATCAAGTGCACCAGCTTCTTTCCCAGCCGCACCCAGAACGGGGTGGCTGTGCTCATTCCAGGACCGAAACTGTCGCGAAAGCTCTCTGAGTTCATTTGCCTACCTCATGTGGTCCAAGTTTGCCTCACCCACGACCCCGGACTACTGGAGCGCGTGGCCACCCTGCTCTGCCAGATAATGGAGGACAATCCCGAGATGCCCAAGGTCTATCTGACCGGAGTTTTTTACTTTATGCTCATGTATACTGGCAGCAACATTCTGCCCATCACGAGATTCCTCAAGATGACGCACATGAAGCAGGGATTCCGCAGCGAGGAG ACTTCGCAGTCGGGAATCATGCACCGCAGCATCctggggcagctgctgcccgAAGCTATGGTCTGTTTCCTGGAGAACTACAGCGCCGAAAAGTTTGCGGAAATCTTCCTCGGCGAGTTCGACACGCCCGAGGTGATCTGGAGCTCAGAGATGCGACGGCTGCTCATTGAGAAGATTGCAGCCCACATTGCAGACTTCACGCCGCGTCTGCGAGGCCACACGATGGCCAGATATCCGTACCTGGCCATACCAGTCATCAGCTATCCGCAGCTGGAGAACGAGCTCTTCTGCCACATCTACTATCTGCGGCACCTGTGCGACACCCGGAAGTTCCCCAATTGGCCCATCTCGGACCCGGTGCAGCTGCTGAAGCACACTCTCGACGCCTGGCGCAAGGAAGTGGAGAAGAAGCCTCCTCAGATGACTATCCAGCAGGCATACCAGGATCTTGGCATTGACCTCAACAAAACGCCAAAGCCAGACGAGAGCATGATACGAAAGAGCTACTACAAGCTGGCCCAGATGTACCATCCAGATAAGAACCCGAACGGCCGCGAGATATTCGAGAAAGTCAATCAG GCCTATGAATTCCTTTGCTCGCGGAACGTGTGGAGCTCAGGCGGACCGGACCCCAATAATATTGTGCTGATCCTGCGCACACAAAGCATTCTCTTCGAACGTTATCCGGATG TTCTGCGGCCGTACAAGTATGCTGGCTATCCGCAGCTGATCAAGACCATCCGACTGGAGACGCGCGACGATGAGCTTTTCTCCAAGGAGGCCCAGCTTCTGACAGCCGCCTCCGAGCTATGCTACCACACGGTCCACTGCTCCGCCCTGAATGCCGAAGAGTTGCGGCGGGAGGAGGGCATTGAGGCTCTGCTTGAAGCCTACACGCGCTGCGTGTCCATTCTGGGAGTCGATTCCAAGCCGGAATCGTTGCACTACCAGGTCATATCCAATGTGACGCGCTGCTTTGAGGTGGCATGCAACTTTGAGAAGTGCAAACAGAAGATCATccagctgccgcagctgctgtCCGACGTGTGCCGCGTCGTGTACTTCAAGCACACGCTGTCTGTGAGCCTGGTGACTAGTCTGGCGGCGAACAACTACGACCTGCAGTGCAATCTGTCTCGGAACGGAGTGCTctggtcgctgctgctgtttatcTTCGAGTATGACTACACGCTGGACGAGAGTGGCGTGGACGTGAGCGACAAATCCAATCAACAGCAGTTGGCCAACAATCTGGCCAAGATGGCTGTCCTGGGGTGCATTTCCCTGGCCGGGTACAGCATGGAGTTACGCCAGAAGCCGATCACTGGCAGCGAGTCCAACTCGCCGGCGGCCAAGCCTCCACCAGCCATCAAGCCCAAACCAGTTGGGGGTGCCACCAGCTCGGCCTACACCCAGAACGCGCATAATCCGCTACAGAGCAAGCAGCTGGCTATCACAGGCGGAAAGGAAAAGGAGCCGGACACCTCATCCGGCAGCAGTGACACCTCCAGCTCCACGCCCACCGACAGCGATCAACAGAACCCGGCCAAGAGCAGCTCCAGTGCCATCCAGCAGAAGTACATCGTGGCGGGGGAGGCCAAGAATTCATTGGTAAAGCAAGTCCTCGACCGCCTTCTCACCCGCTACATTGCCAACCAGCTTGCCACTGCGCGAGACAGCGATGTGCTCAAGCTGCTCACGGCAAACACGAGGAATCCCTACCTCATCTGGGACAATGGAACCCGAGCTCAGCTCAAAGACTTCCTCGAGCAGCAGCGCACCTCCTCCGCCCGAGAGACCCATGAGGACATTGCCCAGGTCTACGAGCTCGTTTCCAGCTTCGAGTTCGATGCCCACAA AGAGGAACTGCAGATTGGCGGCATATTCATACGCATCTACAACGACATGCCCACCCACCCGATTGCGCAGCCCAAGCTGTTCATTATGGATCTGCTTGAGTACTTAAAGCACGCGTACCAGTTTCTGCAGTACAAGAGGAATCCGGCCGCCTCTGTTGCCGCTGCTAGCGCTGCTGCCGCACCCAAAATGGGCAGCGACGGCATCCTGACGCCCACACTGGCACCCAATCATCCgcagctgcagatgcagcagcagacggCTAAGCCGGGCAGCACCTTTGACGATGTTCTCAATGCTTACAATCGGTCGAAGAGCCGAAAGAAGCTCGAGACTGATGCGCAGACGGAGCAGAAGCTGGCGCTGCAACAGAGCAAATATGACTTTGCCAGTGATGGGAAACTGGAACTGCACATAACCATGGTGCTCAAGGCACTGATAGCAGTAATCAAGGCGAACGCCGAGGTGGAAATTCAATGCATCGGAAATTTCGAGATGATCTTCGGCTTTCTGGCCAACAACATATTTTCCGAC AGCTCCACGGTTAAGTCGGTCGCCCTCGAGGTGGTCGCCCTGGTCTCCCGTAACAAGGAGTGCGTTTCCGAGGTGGCCTCCTGCGAGATTCTGGGCAACTATCTGGTGGCCCTCAAGGATCCGGAGCTGCGTGCCAGCCAGGTGAAGGTGCTGGAGACACTCTCGGGTCTGATGAATGTGCAGGAGATGATCAAGGAGGCCCAGGCCAAGGGCGCAGCCATATATCTCCTAGACATGTTCTGTAACTCGCGTAATCCGCAAATCCGAGAGATGTGCGCCGAGATTTTAGCCAAGATGACAGCCGATCGTTTAAGTGGTCCAAAAGTACGCATTACCATATCGAAATTCCTCCCCACATTGTTCATCGATGCCATGGTGGAGTCGCCGCCCACATCCGTGCAGCTCTTCGAGTCCATTCACGAGCATCCTGAGCTCATTTGGAACGACAATACGCGATCGAATGTGTGCGACGCGGTCTTGGAAGCCTGCGACAG ATTTTACCAGCTGCAAAAATCGAACCCTCGGCATGTGTGGAAAGACCCTGAAATACTTAAGGACATCGTATCCAATGAAATTGTTGTGGCAGGCGTTTACCTGCGCCTGTTTGTAAGCAATCCCGCTTGGACGCTGCGCAAGCCAAAGCAGTTCCTCTCCGATCTCCTCGACTTTGTCGTGGATCAGATAAGCAAGAGTTCCTCCGAGCAGGATGTCCTCGATCTGTCCACCACCGCGCTCGTGGAGCTGCTCCGCTCGCAGCCGAATCTGGCAGACGACATACCAGTGCTGGGCCACATACCAAAGCTGTTCAATCTACTCTCGGTGCAGCCAAAGAACACGCTATCAGTATTACATCAGCTCTCGCTGTCTGAG TTCTGTGTGAGTGCCATCTCACAGACAGAATGCGTGGCGCCGTTGAAGAAGTGCATGGAACACAATCGGGACTGCATTGAGAAGGCCTGCGAGGCACTGAGTCGGCTTTTCAAACACCAGCAC GACTCATTGATCAGCCAGTCCTTGGAGGTGGGACTCATACCTTTTCTGCTTGGCTTGCTGGACAGTCGGCTGGAATTCGTTGACAATCCATCTGCGGTTAAAGCACAAATCGTTGCGGCCCTTAAAGGGATGACGCACAATCTCAATTATGGCGATCGGGTTACGCAAATCTTGCTCAAGCATCCTGTCTGGGCAGAGTTCAAGGATCAGCGCCACGATCTTTTCATTGCCGACACCAACATACGCGGCTATCTGACGG GCATCAACCCAACGGCTGGCTACCTGACGGCAGGACCTGCGCAAAGCGTGGAAGTGCTCACCTCGCCGCCCCCTATCGATCGCGACGATCCTTCGGCTCGTCCTCCCATAGACTAG